Below is a genomic region from Glaciihabitans sp. INWT7.
TGCCTTCCGGGGTGTCGGCGGCCGGAGCGCAACGGCCGAACAGCACGGCGCTGCGATAGTTCATCGAGGATTCGAAGGCGGATCGCGCCACCACGAGAGCGTCTATCGCTGTCACCGAGAGCGCGACCGGGATGCCCGTCGCCAGCAGTCTCAACCAGTGCGAGCCGGAGGATCCGTGCAGCAGGATCTGCGCGCCATCCGCCACGATCGCGATCGGCAGCACGCGCGGCCTGCCGTCCTCCACGAAAGCGAAGTGGCCGACCCGCGCGTCTCGCACGAGGGCACCGAGTGCCTCGAGATCCGGTGCGACGAACTTCTCGGGCATTCGACTCGGTCGACTGCGCGCGGTGTCGCTCACAGCCGTTCGGCCGCCGCGACCACGTTGTACATCAGCATGGCGCGCGTCATCGGGCCGACCCCGCCGGGCACCGGCGAGAGGAACGCGGCCACCTCGGCGACCGCCGGATCGATGTCTCCGATGAGCTTCGCCTTGCCGGTGTCCGGGTTGATCACGCGCGTGATTCCCACATCGAGCACCGCGGCCCCCGGCTTCACCCAGTCGGCCTTCACGAGCCCGGGCACGCCGACCGCCGCGATCACGATGTCCGCTCGACGCACCTCGGCCGCGAGGTCGACGGTGCGGGAGTGCGTGAGTGTGACCGTGGCATCCACGCCCTTGTTCGTGAGCAGCAGGCCGAGCGGGCGGCCAACGGTGAGGCCGCGGCCGATCACGACCACATGCCTTCCGGCGATCGGCACGTCGTAGCGCCTCAGCATCTCCACGAGACCGGCCGGGGTGCAGGGCAGCGGGGAGTCAAGGTCGCCGCCGACGCCGAGCACGAGCCGTCCGAGATTCGTGGGGTGGAGCCCATCGGCATCCTTCGCCGGGTCCATCAGCTCGAGCATGGCGTTCTCGTCGATACCGGCGGGCAACGGCAGCTGGACGATGTAGCCGGTCACGGCAGGATTATCGTTGAGACCGCGGATGGCCGCCCGCACCTCGTCCTCCGTCGCCTCGGCCGGAAGGTCCACCCGGATCGACTCGATGCCGAGCTCGAGGCTGTCACGGTGTTTGCCCGCCACGTACGACAGCGATCCGGGATCGCTGCCGACCAGCAGCGTGCCGAGACCGGGGTTGACGCCGCGGGTCTTGAGCGCCGCGATCCGGTCGACGAGCTCGTTCTTTACTGCCGTCGCGGTGGCGACGCCGTCCATGCGCACTGCGGTCATCTGTTGAGTCCTTTCGACCCGGGAGTCGACCCTGCCCGTCCGGGCACGCGGTAAACCCTCCCGGCGTGATTCGTGGTCAGGACCAGGTTGCCGGCGACACGAGGCCGGGGTAGAGCGGGTAGCCGTCGGTGAGCTTCAGCGCCCGGGCACGCAGGGCCTCGACATCCGGGGTCGGCTTGAGCGCAGCGGCGATGATGTCGGCGACCTCGGTGAACTCCTCGTCGCCGAATCCGCGAGTCGCGAGTGCCGAGGTTCCGATGCGAACGCCGCTCGGTGTCATCGGCGGACGCGGGTCGAACGGCACCGCGTTGCGGTTGACCGTGATTCCGACGGAGTGCAGGATGTCCTCCGCCTCCTGGCCGTGGATCGCCGCGTTGCGGAGGTCGACGAGCACCAGGTGCACATCTGTGCCGCCGGTGAGCACATCGATACCGGCCGCCGTGGCGTCGGCGGCGACGAGCCGCTCGGCCAGGATCTGCGCCCCGCGGATCGTGCGCTCCTGGCGGTCCTTGAACTCGGGCTCCGCGGCGAGCTTGAACGCGGTCGCCTTGCCGGCGATCACGTGCATGAGGGGCCCGCCCTGCTGGCCGGGGAACACGTTGGAGTTGATCTTCTTCTGCAGGTCGAGATCGTTGTTGAGGATGAAGCCGGAGCGGGGACCGCCGAGGGTCTTGTGCACCGTCGACGAGGTGACGTGAGCGTGCTGCACGGGGTTCGGGTGGAGCCCGGCGGCGACGAGCCCGGCGAAGTGGGCCATGTCCACCCAGAGGGTGGCTCCCACCTCGTCGGCGATGGCGCGGAATGCCGCGAAGTCGAGCTGGCGCGGGTAAGCGCTCCAGCCAGCGATGAGCACGTGAGGACGGGTCTCGAGAGCCTTCTCCCGCACGATATCCATGTCGATGAGGAAGGTCTCCGGGTCGACTCCGTAGGCGTGCGCCTCGTAGAGCTTGCCGGAGAAGTTGAGCTTCATGCCGTGGGTGAGGTGGCCGCCGTGAGCCAGCTCGAGGCCGAGGATGCGATCGCCAGGGCTCGCGATCGCCGCGAGCACCGCCGCGTTGGCGGACGCCCCGGAGTGCGGCTGCACGTTCGCGTAGGCCGCCCCGAAGAGGCTCTTCGCGCGGGAGATCGCCAGGCTCTCCGCGACATCCACGAACTCGCAGCCGCCGTAGTAGCGACGACCGGGATACCCCTCGGCGTACTTGTTCGTGAGAACCGAGCCCTGAGCCTCGAGCACGGCGCGGGGGACGAAGTTCTCGCTGGCGATCATCTCGAGGGTGCCGCGCTGGCGATCGAGCTCCTGCTCGAGAACGCGGGCGATCTCCGGATCGACGTCACTGAGCGGCGAATTGAACATGTTGGACATCTGGATGACTCCTCTTGGCACGACCGGATTGATGAAAAGGTTATCCGGTTCGGCCCAGGCGAACGGCCGAAACGTGGAGGCATGTCACTCCCTGATGGATGCCCATCCGAACGCCAGTTGTGACGTTTTCGAGTGTACCCGGCGGTGAGTCGGAGCGCACCCCGGAAGCGTCTTCAGAGTGTGGGGCTGGCTCCCCGTCGACGGATGCTCTAGCGCGCGAGTTGCACTCTTTTGCGGGTTGCCGGCCGAGGACACCCGCACAAGAATGCAACTCACGCCGGGGCCTCGGACAGAACAGAGGGGTCAGTGGTCGAGCACGCGGCGCGGAGGGCGTTGCCGCAACACCAGTTGCGAGGCGATCACCAGCGCGATCGACAGCACGAGGATGCCGGCATAGACGAAGGGCAGCGATCCGAGGCCGAGGGTGCCGAGCAGCAGCGACCCGAGGAGGGCTCCCCCTCCGATCCCCACGTTGAAAGCGGTGGTGTAGAACGCACTCGCCGTGTCCCGGATGCGCGCCGGAGCCGCGTGCAGCATCCGCGTCTGCAACAGGGGTGGAACCACCCCGATCGCCAGACCCCAGAGGAAGAACGCGGGGAGGGATGCGGCCAGCACTCTCGGTTGCAGGCCGAGCACGAGCACCGAAGCGAGCAACACGATCAGGGCGATGACGAGTCCGAGGTTGGGCCGGCGACCGAGCACGAAGGCCACGAGCACCAGCGAGAGCACCCCGGCGACCCCGTTCGCGAAGAGGGCGGGGCTCACGGCGGAAGCATCCAGGCCGACGGCACGTGTGAGGTAGGGCGCGATGAAGGTGTAGAAGCAGTATTGGCCGATCATGATGATCGCGGCGATCACGCAGACGAAGACGACAGCCATCACGGAGTGGTCGCGGCGCGGAACCGTCGAGGTGCGGAATTGCCCGTCGAGCACGGTGATGCCCCCGGTCGCCGTTCCGACCATCGCGGCACCCGCGAGGTGATCTACCCGGGGCAGGAACCGGTACACGAATCCGGCACCGACGATGAGGAGCGCGCCCAGCACGAAGAAGCTCGCCCGCCAGCCGATGGCCTGGCCGAGGGCGGTGCCGATCGGTACTCCGAGCACGAAGGCGAGCGAGCCGCCGCCGAGAGTGATCGAGACGGCGCGACCGACCTGATGCTTCGGCACGAGGTAGGCGGAATAGGCCCCCACGACTGACCAAAACACCCCGTGGGCAAGCCCGCCGAGCACCCGGGAGGCGACGAGGACGGCGTAGTTGGGAGCGAGGGCGGTCGCAACCGTGCTCACCGCGAGCACCAGCAACACCGACACCACGAGCGCATGGCGAGGGATCCGGCGGGTGACGGCGGTCAGGGGCGCGCTCGACAGCACGACCGTGAAGGCGAACACCGACACCGTGGCCCCGATGAGGGATTCGCTGACACGCAGATCCGCGCTCATCTGGGGCAGCAGACCGGTGGGCAGCATCTCGGTGGTGACACTGAGGAAGATCGCTACCGCGACGGTCAGGAGGGCGAAGTAGGGGAAAGGGGCTGTCGTTCGTGGCGCGGTCATGAGACCGGTTGTCCGTTCGAGGAAGTGGTGGAACGTATCGCCGTCCGCGGGAGGCCGCGGCTCATG
It encodes:
- a CDS encoding pyridoxamine 5'-phosphate oxidase family protein — protein: MPEKFVAPDLEALGALVRDARVGHFAFVEDGRPRVLPIAIVADGAQILLHGSSGSHWLRLLATGIPVALSVTAIDALVVARSAFESSMNYRSAVLFGRCAPAADTPEGKAAALDLVTEGLIPGRVAELRAHSAKELAATLVLRLTVDEWTLKVSDGWPEDGPADVAGAAWAGVLPVRTGYETATPTPDLAAGIPQPESVRALLDS
- a CDS encoding bifunctional methylenetetrahydrofolate dehydrogenase/methenyltetrahydrofolate cyclohydrolase — protein: MTAVRMDGVATATAVKNELVDRIAALKTRGVNPGLGTLLVGSDPGSLSYVAGKHRDSLELGIESIRVDLPAEATEDEVRAAIRGLNDNPAVTGYIVQLPLPAGIDENAMLELMDPAKDADGLHPTNLGRLVLGVGGDLDSPLPCTPAGLVEMLRRYDVPIAGRHVVVIGRGLTVGRPLGLLLTNKGVDATVTLTHSRTVDLAAEVRRADIVIAAVGVPGLVKADWVKPGAAVLDVGITRVINPDTGKAKLIGDIDPAVAEVAAFLSPVPGGVGPMTRAMLMYNVVAAAERL
- the glyA gene encoding serine hydroxymethyltransferase; translated protein: MSNMFNSPLSDVDPEIARVLEQELDRQRGTLEMIASENFVPRAVLEAQGSVLTNKYAEGYPGRRYYGGCEFVDVAESLAISRAKSLFGAAYANVQPHSGASANAAVLAAIASPGDRILGLELAHGGHLTHGMKLNFSGKLYEAHAYGVDPETFLIDMDIVREKALETRPHVLIAGWSAYPRQLDFAAFRAIADEVGATLWVDMAHFAGLVAAGLHPNPVQHAHVTSSTVHKTLGGPRSGFILNNDLDLQKKINSNVFPGQQGGPLMHVIAGKATAFKLAAEPEFKDRQERTIRGAQILAERLVAADATAAGIDVLTGGTDVHLVLVDLRNAAIHGQEAEDILHSVGITVNRNAVPFDPRPPMTPSGVRIGTSALATRGFGDEEFTEVADIIAAALKPTPDVEALRARALKLTDGYPLYPGLVSPATWS
- a CDS encoding MFS transporter, producing the protein MTAPRTTAPFPYFALLTVAVAIFLSVTTEMLPTGLLPQMSADLRVSESLIGATVSVFAFTVVLSSAPLTAVTRRIPRHALVVSVLLVLAVSTVATALAPNYAVLVASRVLGGLAHGVFWSVVGAYSAYLVPKHQVGRAVSITLGGGSLAFVLGVPIGTALGQAIGWRASFFVLGALLIVGAGFVYRFLPRVDHLAGAAMVGTATGGITVLDGQFRTSTVPRRDHSVMAVVFVCVIAAIIMIGQYCFYTFIAPYLTRAVGLDASAVSPALFANGVAGVLSLVLVAFVLGRRPNLGLVIALIVLLASVLVLGLQPRVLAASLPAFFLWGLAIGVVPPLLQTRMLHAAPARIRDTASAFYTTAFNVGIGGGALLGSLLLGTLGLGSLPFVYAGILVLSIALVIASQLVLRQRPPRRVLDH